In Candidatus Tiamatella incendiivivens, the sequence ATCCTCGTATTAGGGGGGCCTGCAGTCACAGGCAATCCCTTACCTATAGCTCCTATTGCAGATGCTATAATAATAGGAGAAGCCGAAGAGGTTATGGAGAAAATCCTAGATGTCGTCAATTCAGACTATGATAGATCATCAAAGCTCAAGAAATTATCTGAAATAAAAGGAATACTTGTCTGGGAGGCTAATGATAAAGTAGAGAGAGTTTTCACGAAAAATATTAACAATTCATTCTATCCTATTGAGCAAGATATACCTAAAGACATAGAACCAATATGGGGAAGGGCGTTTCTAATGGAGGTTTCAAGAGGATGCAGTAGGAGCTGCCTGTTTTGTATGGAAGGAAGAATATTCAAACCAGTCAGATACAAATACTTGGACTCTATATCCCAGATATTGTCAAAAGTTATAGTTGACAAGGAGTTATATAGAAAAATAACATTATACAGCCTCTCCTTTTTCGATCACCCTCAATCGGATTCTATTTTAGAGTACCTTACAAGCAATGGATTAACAGCCTCTATTCCAAGCGTTAGGGTTGACACACTAAACGATAAGAGGTTGGAGTTGATTAAAGAACTGGGCCAAAAAACCCTTACACTGGCCCCAGAAACAGGCAGCACAAGATTATCAAAAGCGTTGAGAAAAGAGATATATGCCAGTCAAGTCGAACAGGTAGTGGAATCGGCTTTGAATATAGGTTTGCGGCAGTTTAAACTCTATCTTATGACAGGCTTTTACAATGAGTCTCAAGCCAATATAAGGGATACTTTGAAAATGGTCAGTAAAATAGGGGAGATGATAAAAGCGAAGGGAGGAAGGCTAAAGATCTCCCTTAATCCCTTAATCCCTAAACCTTTTACACCGTTTCAATGGCATGGATTCCCTGATGTAGGTAAGCTACGAAGAAATATTCAATTAATGAGAAGAATGTTTGGAGCAAAGGTTTCTAGTTTTTCTTTTCTCGATCCTAGAATTGCTAGGCTTCAAACAATACTTTCAAGAGGAGGACCGGAGTTATCGAAAGCTATAGCTCTGTGGGGCCAAACAGAGGGGTTCTTATCATCTTGGAGGAGCATTTCACAGAGGCAGGATTTAAGAGAAAACCAGTATCTCTCTTTCTGGGATCCAGACTACACTCCATTATGGCATGAATACATTATTGATCCTTTCAATAGACCGACTCTTCTTAGAGATCTATACGTGGCTTTCTTGGAGTTTCAAAACAAACTTCCCGAGAACTCTTAGAGGAAATGATGTTATAGGCATTAAACTATAAGGTTCTGGTATACCGAGAAGTTCTAGTAAACCCTTCATCATCTTGGGATGCCATAATTCATGCTTGTTTTTGGCATCAGAAACTAGTGTATAAGGTATATCATATGCATGCATTCTCCTTATCGCTATGGCGAATCTATACAAATTGTTTTTTGAAGACGTGAATGCTGGGAGTGGTAATTCTAATAGCTTCACCGTTCTAGACAATAGTCTCGCTTGTGACTTATCGATATATTTAGCCATCTCTGGGTTTATCCTTATTACATCTATATTCTTTATTGATGGAACATGCCTTAGGCTGGTTAACTTATCTACAATAACCACAACTAAACCATTGAGATCGCGTGACTTGTTACGAAGGTCTTTTACACCGGTATCTTCTAGGACTATTCTCGGTATAAGAGTTAGATCATTACCTATTATATCGCATTTTTTCAAAAGACTAGCGTTAATGCCTATTAACTTAAATCCGAGGGATCTAGCTTTTGTACATATAGATGTTAGGGATTCGCAATGCTCTGGGGTTACCGATAGATCTACGTAGAAATTCAATTATTACACCGAATGATTATATGGTTTGATATGATATCAGTCCAAAAATCTTTACCATGATATTGTGGTTTGAAAATTATCCTAATAGTATCATCTCCTTCACAGAGCTCAATCCTTCCTTTAAATGCATCTTGTTTCCCAAGCCTCAAATACAGGTTCCCAGAACGATCCGTTCTCTCATCTAACGTGTCTAAAAGCATTCCTATGAATGACTTCTTGAGGTTGCAGAGAATATTCTCTAAAAGTAATATAGCATCCTTACCATTAACAACTACTTGTAGAAGCCTAATTTCGTTTCCATGGAATCCTTTGAATGTACGCAAGGTAAATTTCCCCAGGTATTCATCCCTTATATCCCTAGGAAAAAGGCCAACTATCGATGCTTTCACTTTCTCTAAATCCTCGGTTGAGTGAGATATCGTTGACATAACTGCTTCTTTAAGCATAGACCGTTTAATCTTCCCCCTTTCCTTAGCCATTTCTACCACTTTATGTTAGTTTTAATTGATTAATAGTAGTGTTCTAACCTATATCTGCAATATGAGAAAAGTTTTGTAATAGAATTAAACGGATTACAATCTTGACTGGAAAATTAGTTTATTGCAGATCTCCCTTGTGATACTTATAACGGATTTCATCTGATACTATCAGTCTTGCTCTTCTACTGGCTTCATGCCTCTTCTTTAGCTTTCTTTCTTTAGCTTTCTTCTTCCACTTCTGTTTGGTAGTATTCTTTAAACCTCTACTTTTATTAAGTCCCCGCATCTTCTTGCCAGTACTTGTTAATCCTCTGAAGGGTCTACCCCCGTGTTTACCTATTGCAAC encodes:
- a CDS encoding B12-binding domain-containing radical SAM protein, whose translation is MSGTIGLIYLSELRVALSSLAFHLLSEMIEEYGANVHKVSMEKGEIKNWNSKTFYPGKYTALFISVPYELMYKDFSYFLYRTGIPFFSKARNNEPILVLGGPAVTGNPLPIAPIADAIIIGEAEEVMEKILDVVNSDYDRSSKLKKLSEIKGILVWEANDKVERVFTKNINNSFYPIEQDIPKDIEPIWGRAFLMEVSRGCSRSCLFCMEGRIFKPVRYKYLDSISQILSKVIVDKELYRKITLYSLSFFDHPQSDSILEYLTSNGLTASIPSVRVDTLNDKRLELIKELGQKTLTLAPETGSTRLSKALRKEIYASQVEQVVESALNIGLRQFKLYLMTGFYNESQANIRDTLKMVSKIGEMIKAKGGRLKISLNPLIPKPFTPFQWHGFPDVGKLRRNIQLMRRMFGAKVSSFSFLDPRIARLQTILSRGGPELSKAIALWGQTEGFLSSWRSISQRQDLRENQYLSFWDPDYTPLWHEYIIDPFNRPTLLRDLYVAFLEFQNKLPENS